In one Sphingobacterium daejeonense genomic region, the following are encoded:
- a CDS encoding LytR/AlgR family response regulator transcription factor, translated as MRNYRAIILDDQQSSIDHLMEHFQKVEQVRVEAEFTDPYRALAYVRVNPVDLVILDVDLQNRIDGLEWMSAFTGKHTKFILYTGYRQFEDDGYMRNVVDVLLKPVSYQRFATAMKRLDTEIRLSMPGNPAQDPDDHANEYLNVRKDGKWNRRLVWFREITHICSSNGYLLIHLATDPEVLISNASFRSVMEMLPKRKFKQFSRSMAFNVRFFHSFTSGKVRLKHVREELPAGNLANHASFREFLETNSV; from the coding sequence ATGAGAAATTACAGAGCGATTATCCTGGACGACCAGCAATCGAGCATCGACCATCTGATGGAACATTTCCAGAAGGTGGAACAGGTAAGGGTAGAGGCCGAGTTCACCGATCCCTACCGAGCCCTTGCCTATGTCAGGGTGAATCCAGTTGACCTGGTCATACTGGACGTGGACCTGCAGAACCGCATCGACGGGCTGGAATGGATGTCCGCCTTCACCGGAAAGCACACCAAGTTCATCCTCTATACGGGTTACAGGCAGTTCGAGGACGACGGGTACATGCGCAACGTTGTCGACGTGCTGCTCAAGCCAGTGAGCTACCAGCGATTCGCAACGGCCATGAAGCGCCTGGACACAGAGATCCGCCTGAGCATGCCGGGGAACCCAGCGCAGGATCCCGATGACCATGCCAACGAATACCTGAACGTCAGGAAGGACGGAAAGTGGAACCGACGGCTTGTATGGTTCCGGGAGATAACCCACATTTGTTCCAGCAACGGCTATCTGCTGATCCACCTTGCAACGGACCCTGAGGTCCTGATCAGCAACGCATCCTTCAGGAGCGTCATGGAGATGCTGCCCAAACGGAAATTCAAGCAGTTCTCAAGGTCAATGGCCTTCAATGTCAGGTTCTTCCATTCCTTCACCTCTGGAAAGGTGAGGCTGAAGCATGTCAGGGAGGAGCTCCCCGCCGGCAACCTGGCAAACCACGCCTCCTTCAGGGAATTCCTGGAGACCAATTCGGTATAG
- a CDS encoding histidine kinase → MTESYLSSIKRTMAGRTVRHAGFWLAYLTYFYAVNRLGNQNLTFPTVIFSLPFFLLVYYGVGHALGAHFSRGRYAAAAGLALAVYLAAFLGMLSLTHGGASHLGLFSEYLTSSPEFSLGKFLQNYLKLIGNFSIFAVLGHQYRTKLASMEKEGRERESRLRFEYASLAQQVSPHLLANLFQSLDRQMSGGVPEQLRSGVMDLYELMLHYMRASLPESSRTVLLSEELGACRRFIQVSSSMSGREPTFRWDLSGELSGAVVPPTTLLTLVENVFKHGDPYSPGRPPQIRVSVDRDLCSISVSNTCRKGNPLSDRHGLGLTNLRKRLHHVFQNRYQMVCSCHEGVHSVDIRIEF, encoded by the coding sequence ATGACTGAATCGTACCTGAGCTCAATAAAGAGAACGATGGCCGGACGGACAGTGAGGCACGCGGGTTTCTGGCTCGCCTATCTCACCTATTTCTATGCGGTGAACAGGCTGGGCAACCAGAACCTGACCTTTCCCACGGTCATCTTTTCGCTCCCTTTCTTCCTGCTGGTCTATTACGGGGTGGGCCACGCGCTAGGGGCGCACTTTTCCCGCGGGAGGTACGCCGCTGCTGCGGGCCTCGCCCTTGCCGTCTACCTGGCCGCTTTCCTGGGAATGCTGTCGCTAACGCACGGCGGAGCCTCCCATTTAGGGCTCTTCTCGGAGTACCTTACCTCCAGTCCCGAATTCTCTTTGGGCAAGTTCCTGCAGAACTACCTCAAGCTGATAGGCAATTTCAGCATATTCGCAGTTCTGGGCCATCAGTACCGCACCAAGCTCGCATCCATGGAAAAGGAGGGGCGCGAGCGGGAATCCCGGCTGAGGTTCGAGTATGCCTCGCTGGCCCAGCAGGTCTCGCCGCACCTGCTGGCCAACCTGTTCCAGTCCCTGGACAGGCAGATGAGCGGGGGCGTGCCCGAGCAGCTTCGCTCGGGGGTTATGGACCTCTACGAGCTCATGCTGCACTATATGCGGGCGAGCCTGCCCGAAAGCTCCAGGACCGTCCTGCTCTCGGAGGAACTCGGTGCCTGCCGGAGGTTCATCCAGGTAAGCTCCTCGATGTCGGGAAGGGAACCCACCTTCCGCTGGGACCTCTCCGGCGAGCTCTCCGGCGCCGTGGTACCGCCGACAACCCTTCTGACACTGGTGGAGAACGTTTTCAAGCACGGTGACCCCTATTCTCCTGGCCGCCCGCCCCAGATCCGGGTGTCCGTGGACAGGGACCTCTGCTCGATCTCGGTCAGCAACACCTGTCGCAAGGGCAATCCCCTCTCGGACAGGCACGGCCTTGGGCTCACGAACCTTCGCAAAAGGCTCCACCACGTCTTTCAGAACAGGTACCAGATGGTCTGCTCCTGCCACGAGGGCGTCCATTCGGTGGATATCAGAATAGAATTCTAA